In Curtobacterium sp. L6-1, a genomic segment contains:
- the gyrA gene encoding DNA gyrase subunit A: MADDNENGADEPEIVHGSSGDIVVSGDRISQVDLQLEMQRSYLDYAMSVIVGRALPEVRDGLKPVHRRVIYAMYDGGYRPDRAFSKCSRVVGDVMGQFHPHGDSAIYDALVRLVQPWSLRYPLALGQGNFGSPGNDGAAAPRYTETKMAPLALEMVRDIEEETVDFQDNYDGRTQEPSILPSRFPNLLVNGSVGIAVGMATNIPPHNLREVAAGAVWALEHPEATREELLEALMQRIKGPDFPTGAQILGTRGIVDAYRTGRGSITMRAVVNVEEIQGRTCLVVTELPYQVNPDNLAIKIAELVKDGRLAGVADIRDETSGRTGQRLVIVLKRDAVAKVVLNNLYKHTQLQENFGANMLAIVDGVPRTLALDGFISAWVDHQVEVIVRRTQFRLREAEKRAHILRGYLAALDALDEVIALIRRSPDVEEARNGLMELLSVDEIQARAILELQLRRLAALERQKIHEEAEALELKIADFEDILARPERQRTIIVEELTEIVDRFGDDRRTEIMLGFDGDMSMEDLIPEEEVVVTITRGGYVKRTRSDQYRSQHRGGRGVRGAQLRADDVVEHFFVTTTHHWLLFLTDQGRVYRAKAYELQEAGRDAKGQHSANLLAMQPDEQIQQVLDIRDYEAAQYLVLATEQGLVKKTALTEYDTNRTGGIIAINLREGDKLRSALLVDEHDDLLLVSRRGMSLRFTATNDTLRPMGRSTSGVKGMSFREDDTLLSASVVSDDGFVWVMTEGGYAKRTSVDQYRIQGRGGLGIKVARLAADRGDLVGALIVGEDDEVLVVLQSGKVVRSAVAEVPAKGRDTMGVVFARFAENDRIIAVARNSERNLDDQEDAEIEPAGPVETVSPDDAVADAADAALVEEVSTEGLPTDAAPVEAGEDESSNE, encoded by the coding sequence ATGGCTGACGACAACGAGAACGGCGCCGACGAGCCCGAGATCGTGCACGGCTCCAGCGGGGACATCGTCGTCTCCGGTGACCGCATCTCGCAGGTCGACCTGCAGCTCGAGATGCAGCGCTCGTACCTCGACTACGCGATGTCGGTCATCGTCGGACGCGCCCTGCCGGAGGTGCGCGACGGCCTGAAGCCGGTGCACCGCCGAGTCATCTACGCGATGTACGACGGTGGGTACCGTCCCGACCGAGCCTTCTCGAAGTGCTCGCGCGTGGTCGGCGACGTCATGGGCCAGTTCCACCCGCACGGTGACAGCGCCATCTACGACGCCCTCGTCCGGCTCGTCCAGCCGTGGTCGCTGCGGTACCCGCTCGCGCTCGGCCAGGGCAACTTCGGCTCCCCGGGCAACGACGGCGCCGCCGCACCCCGGTACACCGAGACCAAGATGGCCCCCCTCGCGCTCGAGATGGTGCGGGACATCGAGGAAGAGACCGTCGACTTCCAGGACAACTACGACGGTCGCACGCAGGAGCCGTCGATCCTGCCGTCCCGGTTCCCGAACCTGCTCGTCAACGGTTCGGTCGGCATCGCGGTCGGCATGGCCACGAACATCCCGCCGCACAACCTCCGCGAGGTCGCCGCGGGCGCCGTCTGGGCGCTCGAGCACCCGGAGGCGACGCGCGAGGAACTCCTCGAGGCGCTCATGCAGCGCATCAAGGGACCGGACTTCCCGACCGGGGCGCAGATCCTCGGCACCCGCGGCATCGTCGACGCGTACCGGACCGGTCGTGGGTCGATCACGATGCGTGCCGTCGTGAACGTCGAGGAGATCCAGGGCCGCACGTGCCTGGTCGTCACCGAACTGCCGTACCAGGTCAACCCGGACAACCTGGCGATCAAGATCGCCGAGCTCGTCAAGGACGGCCGTCTCGCCGGCGTCGCCGACATCCGCGACGAGACCTCGGGCCGCACGGGGCAGCGCCTCGTCATCGTGCTCAAGCGCGACGCCGTCGCCAAGGTCGTGCTCAACAACCTGTACAAGCACACGCAGCTGCAGGAGAACTTCGGCGCGAACATGCTCGCGATCGTCGACGGTGTGCCCCGCACCCTGGCGCTCGACGGCTTCATCTCGGCGTGGGTCGACCACCAGGTCGAGGTCATCGTCCGGCGGACCCAGTTCCGCCTGCGCGAGGCCGAGAAGCGCGCGCACATCCTGCGCGGCTACCTCGCGGCGCTCGACGCCCTCGACGAGGTCATCGCCCTCATCCGTCGCTCGCCCGACGTGGAGGAGGCGCGCAACGGCCTGATGGAGCTGCTCTCCGTCGACGAGATCCAGGCCCGCGCGATCCTCGAACTCCAGCTGCGTCGTCTGGCCGCCCTCGAGCGCCAGAAGATCCACGAGGAGGCCGAGGCCCTCGAACTGAAGATCGCGGACTTCGAGGACATCCTCGCCCGCCCGGAGCGCCAGCGCACGATCATCGTCGAGGAGCTCACCGAGATCGTCGACCGCTTCGGCGACGACCGCCGGACCGAGATCATGCTCGGCTTCGACGGCGACATGAGCATGGAAGACCTCATCCCCGAGGAAGAGGTCGTCGTCACCATCACCCGCGGTGGCTACGTGAAGCGCACGCGGAGCGACCAGTACCGCTCGCAGCACCGCGGTGGCCGTGGGGTCCGCGGCGCCCAGCTCCGTGCGGACGACGTCGTCGAGCACTTCTTCGTGACGACGACGCACCACTGGCTGCTCTTCCTCACCGACCAGGGCCGCGTGTACCGGGCCAAGGCGTACGAGCTGCAGGAAGCCGGCCGTGACGCCAAGGGTCAGCACTCGGCGAACCTGCTGGCGATGCAGCCCGACGAGCAGATCCAGCAGGTCCTCGACATCCGCGACTACGAGGCCGCGCAGTACCTCGTGCTGGCGACCGAGCAGGGTCTCGTGAAGAAGACCGCCCTGACCGAGTACGACACGAACCGCACCGGCGGCATCATCGCGATCAACCTGCGCGAGGGCGACAAGCTCCGCTCGGCGTTGCTCGTCGACGAGCACGACGACCTGCTGCTCGTCTCCCGCCGCGGCATGTCGCTCCGCTTCACCGCGACGAACGACACGCTCCGGCCGATGGGTCGGTCGACCTCCGGCGTGAAGGGCATGTCCTTCCGCGAGGACGACACCCTGCTGTCGGCGTCGGTCGTGTCGGACGACGGCTTCGTGTGGGTCATGACCGAGGGCGGGTACGCCAAGCGCACCTCCGTCGACCAGTACCGCATCCAGGGACGCGGCGGACTCGGCATCAAGGTCGCTCGTCTCGCGGCCGACCGGGGTGACCTCGTCGGGGCGCTCATCGTCGGCGAGGACGACGAGGTGCTCGTCGTGCTGCAATCGGGCAAGGTGGTAAGGTCTGCCGTGGCCGAGGTCCCCGCCAAGGGCCGCGACACGATGGGGGTCGTCTTCGCGAGGTTCGCGGAGAACGACCGGATCATCGCCGTCGCGCGCAACAGTGAGCGGAACCTGGACGACCAGGAGGACGCCGAGATCGAGCCCGCGGGCCCGGTCGAGACCGTCAGCCCGGACGACGCGGTCGCCGACGCCGCCGACGCAGCGCTCGTGGAGGAAGTCTCCACGGAAGGCCTGCCCACCGACGCCGCGCCTGTCGAGGCCGGAGAGGACGAGTCAAGCAATGAGTAG
- the gyrB gene encoding DNA topoisomerase (ATP-hydrolyzing) subunit B, giving the protein MTSESDDDQRDPQSDEGQPQEQAPRSEPSYGADQIQVLEGLEAVRKRPGMYIGSTGPRGLHHLVQEIVDNSVDEALAGYCDTIDVTIREDGGVRVVDDGRGIPVDIHPNEGISTVQLVLTVLHAGGKFGGGGYAVSGGLHGVGSSVVNALSSELDVEVRRQGHVWRQSYTDGVPVAPLSQDEASDETGTTITFWPNAEIFESVEFDYETLRTRFQQMAFLNKGLRITLTDERTPVEGEEARKDSFRYERGLADYVEYLNAQKKADLVHPDVIGFEAEDTERKIALEVAMQWNTSYQESVHTFANTINTHEGGTHEEGFRAALTYLVNKYAREAKIIKEKDDNLTGDDIREGLTAVISVKLGEPQFEGQTKTKLGNTEAKGFVQRVVGAELTHWFESNPTQARDVVRKAIQASQARLAARKARETTRRKGLLESGGMPGKLKDCQSKDPTLSEIFMVEGDSAGGSAVQGRNPMTQAILPLRGKILNVEKARLDRALANQEIQSMITAFGAGIGEDFDPDKARYHKIVLMADADVDGQHITTLLLTLLFRYMRPLIERGYVYLAQPPLYRLKWTNAADQYVFSDRERDAMLQSGIAAGKRIPKDNGIQRYKGLGEMDYKELWDTTMNPDTRTLLQVTLEDAAAVDSVFATLMGEDVESRRQFIQQNAKDVRFLDI; this is encoded by the coding sequence ATGACATCTGAATCTGACGACGACCAGCGCGATCCGCAGAGTGACGAGGGCCAGCCGCAGGAGCAGGCTCCCCGGAGCGAACCATCGTACGGCGCAGACCAGATCCAGGTGCTCGAGGGCCTCGAAGCCGTCCGGAAGCGCCCGGGCATGTACATCGGCTCGACCGGTCCCCGTGGTCTCCACCACCTCGTGCAGGAGATCGTCGACAACTCCGTCGACGAGGCCCTCGCCGGGTACTGCGACACCATCGACGTCACCATCCGTGAGGACGGCGGCGTCCGCGTCGTCGACGACGGCCGTGGCATCCCGGTCGACATCCACCCGAACGAGGGCATCTCGACCGTCCAGCTCGTCCTGACCGTGCTGCACGCCGGTGGCAAGTTCGGCGGCGGTGGCTACGCGGTCTCCGGTGGTCTGCACGGCGTCGGTTCGTCGGTCGTCAACGCGCTGAGCTCAGAGCTCGACGTCGAGGTCCGTCGTCAGGGTCACGTCTGGCGCCAGAGCTACACCGACGGTGTGCCCGTCGCGCCGCTCTCGCAGGATGAAGCCTCCGACGAGACCGGCACCACGATCACGTTCTGGCCGAACGCCGAGATCTTCGAGTCGGTCGAGTTCGACTACGAGACGCTCCGAACCCGGTTCCAGCAGATGGCGTTCCTCAACAAGGGCCTGCGCATCACGCTGACCGACGAGCGCACGCCGGTCGAGGGCGAGGAGGCGCGCAAGGACTCCTTCCGCTACGAGCGGGGCCTCGCCGACTACGTCGAGTACCTCAACGCGCAGAAGAAGGCCGACCTGGTCCACCCGGACGTCATCGGCTTCGAGGCCGAGGACACCGAGCGCAAGATCGCGCTCGAGGTCGCGATGCAGTGGAACACCTCCTACCAGGAGAGCGTCCACACCTTCGCGAACACGATCAACACGCACGAGGGCGGCACCCACGAAGAGGGATTCCGCGCGGCGCTGACGTACCTGGTGAACAAGTACGCGCGCGAGGCGAAGATCATCAAGGAGAAGGACGACAACCTCACGGGTGACGACATCCGCGAGGGCCTGACCGCCGTCATCTCCGTCAAGCTCGGCGAACCGCAGTTCGAGGGCCAGACCAAGACGAAGCTCGGCAACACCGAGGCGAAGGGCTTCGTGCAGCGCGTCGTCGGCGCCGAGCTCACCCACTGGTTCGAGAGCAACCCGACGCAGGCGCGCGACGTCGTGCGCAAGGCGATCCAGGCCTCCCAGGCGCGACTGGCCGCCCGCAAGGCGCGCGAGACCACGCGGCGCAAGGGCCTCCTCGAGTCCGGCGGCATGCCCGGCAAGCTCAAGGACTGCCAGTCCAAGGACCCGACGCTGTCCGAGATCTTCATGGTCGAGGGCGACTCCGCCGGTGGTTCCGCCGTGCAGGGGCGCAACCCGATGACGCAGGCGATCCTGCCGCTGCGCGGCAAGATCCTCAACGTCGAGAAGGCCCGCCTCGACCGTGCGCTGGCGAACCAGGAGATCCAGTCGATGATCACGGCGTTCGGCGCCGGCATCGGTGAGGACTTCGACCCGGACAAGGCCCGGTACCACAAGATCGTGCTGATGGCCGATGCCGACGTCGACGGCCAGCACATCACGACGCTGCTGCTGACGCTGCTCTTCCGCTACATGCGCCCGCTCATCGAGCGCGGATACGTGTACCTCGCGCAGCCGCCGCTGTACCGGCTGAAGTGGACGAACGCGGCCGACCAGTACGTGTTCAGCGACCGTGAGCGTGACGCGATGCTGCAGTCCGGCATCGCCGCCGGCAAGCGCATCCCGAAGGACAACGGGATCCAGCGCTACAAGGGCCTCGGCGAGATGGACTACAAGGAGCTCTGGGACACCACGATGAACCCGGACACCCGCACGCTCCTGCAGGTCACGCTCGAGGACGCCGCCGCGGTGGACAGCGTCTTCGCGACGCTGATGGGCGAGGACGTCGAGTCGCGTCGCCAGTTCATCCAGCAGAACGCGAAGGACGTCCGCTTCTTGGACATCTAG
- a CDS encoding DUF721 domain-containing protein — protein MPKPWKPAEPSRVYQHFKAVFGDPSKRGIDARRRRAAGQDPDSVPYGRGREPAGLGDVMGALTAELGWTEPLARSELFVDWPSVVGEELAKHSTPVTIEEGALVIRCDSTAWATQLRLMRGTVTTTIAQRYPAAGVESIRVSGPDAPTWKRGLRSVQGRGPRDTYG, from the coding sequence ATGCCCAAGCCCTGGAAGCCAGCGGAACCCTCCCGGGTCTACCAGCACTTCAAGGCCGTCTTCGGCGACCCCTCCAAGCGCGGCATCGACGCCCGGCGCCGCCGGGCCGCCGGCCAGGACCCCGACTCGGTGCCCTACGGCCGCGGGCGGGAGCCGGCCGGACTCGGCGACGTGATGGGCGCCCTCACGGCGGAGCTCGGCTGGACCGAGCCCCTGGCCCGCTCCGAACTGTTCGTCGACTGGCCGAGCGTGGTCGGCGAGGAGCTCGCGAAGCACTCGACGCCGGTCACGATCGAGGAGGGCGCACTGGTGATCCGGTGCGACTCGACGGCCTGGGCGACGCAGCTCCGGCTCATGCGGGGGACGGTCACCACGACCATCGCGCAGCGGTACCCGGCGGCGGGCGTGGAGTCGATCCGGGTTTCCGGCCCCGACGCCCCCACGTGGAAACGCGGCCTCAGGTCCGTCCAGGGGCGCGGCCCCCGCGATACCTACGGTTGA
- the recF gene encoding DNA replication/repair protein RecF (All proteins in this family for which functions are known are DNA-binding proteins that assist the filamentation of RecA onto DNA for the initiation of recombination or recombinational repair.), producing the protein MHVDHLQLSDFRNYREADVDFARGPNLFVGRNGQGKTNLVESIGYLSTLGSHRVPTDAALVRQGCDSAIVRARLAHEDRSILAEVQINRTGSNRAQVNRSAIKPRELPRYCTSVLFAPEDLALVRGEPSGRRRMIDELLVQIAPRMQGVLADYDRTLRQRNTLLKSARATGAKAGALSTLDVWDDRLVAFGAEIIAARDHLTRRLAPFVTESYATVAGERHQATIAGVLSVRGADPEDAAATDPVLGTPEEPVTVTSAADAFRAALERRRRDELDRGLTLTGPHRDDVLFELNGLPARGYASHGESWSFALAVQLASATILRAESSLGDPIIILDDVFAELDESRRERLAGAVADYEQVLITAAVHGDVPPQLAAHTVRIEAGAIVTDGADVDRTTGSDRAGAANSADLSGADLSGAGAVADAGHASGPTTTGTAS; encoded by the coding sequence GTGCACGTCGACCATCTCCAGCTCTCCGACTTCCGGAACTACCGGGAGGCGGACGTCGACTTCGCACGCGGGCCGAACCTGTTCGTCGGCCGCAACGGCCAGGGCAAGACCAACCTGGTGGAGTCCATCGGGTACCTCTCCACCCTCGGGTCCCACCGCGTCCCCACCGATGCCGCGCTCGTCCGTCAGGGGTGCGACTCGGCGATCGTCCGGGCACGCCTGGCGCACGAGGACCGCAGCATCCTCGCCGAGGTGCAGATCAACCGCACGGGGTCGAACCGCGCGCAGGTGAACCGGTCGGCGATCAAGCCCCGCGAACTCCCGCGGTACTGCACGAGCGTGCTGTTCGCCCCGGAGGACCTGGCGCTCGTCCGCGGCGAACCGTCCGGCCGGCGCCGCATGATCGACGAGCTGCTCGTGCAGATCGCACCGCGCATGCAGGGCGTGCTGGCCGACTACGACCGCACGCTCCGGCAGCGCAACACCCTCCTCAAGTCGGCGCGGGCGACCGGTGCGAAGGCCGGGGCGCTCTCGACGCTCGACGTCTGGGACGACCGGCTCGTCGCGTTCGGCGCCGAGATCATCGCGGCGCGTGACCACCTCACCCGCCGGCTCGCACCCTTCGTGACCGAGTCCTACGCGACCGTCGCCGGCGAGCGGCACCAGGCGACGATCGCCGGCGTCCTCAGCGTCCGCGGCGCCGACCCGGAGGACGCGGCCGCGACCGACCCGGTGCTCGGCACCCCCGAGGAGCCGGTCACGGTCACCTCGGCGGCGGACGCCTTCCGGGCAGCGCTCGAGCGCCGTCGCCGCGACGAGCTCGACCGCGGACTGACGCTCACCGGGCCCCACCGCGACGACGTCCTGTTCGAGCTGAACGGGTTACCGGCACGCGGGTACGCCAGTCACGGGGAGTCGTGGTCGTTCGCGCTCGCGGTCCAGCTGGCCTCAGCGACGATCCTGCGCGCGGAGTCCTCGCTCGGCGACCCCATCATCATCCTCGACGACGTCTTCGCCGAACTCGACGAGTCCCGCCGGGAACGCCTGGCCGGAGCGGTCGCCGACTACGAGCAGGTGCTCATCACGGCCGCCGTGCACGGGGACGTGCCGCCGCAGCTCGCGGCGCACACGGTCCGCATCGAGGCGGGCGCGATCGTCACCGACGGCGCGGACGTCGACCGGACCACAGGCTCCGATCGCGCGGGCGCAGCGAACAGCGCGGACCTGTCCGGCGCGGACCTGTCCGGCGCGGGCGCCGTGGCGGACGCGGGCCACGCCTCCGGACCGACCACGACCGGGACGGCGTCCTGA
- the gnd gene encoding phosphogluconate dehydrogenase (NAD(+)-dependent, decarboxylating), producing MHIGLVGLGRMGNNMRARLRNAGIEVTGYDANPAVSDVADLGALAAALPEGKKLVWVMVPHGKITDDVITDLAGVLGEGDLVIDGGNSKWLDDTVHAEQLAANGIRYMDAGVSGGVWGKDNGYGLMVGGAAEDVEFAMPVFDALRPEGPREEGFSHAGGIGAGHYAKMVHNGIEYAIMQAYGEGYELLEAKDIITDVPAVFAGWQRGTVVRSWLLELMVLALNEDPRLDAIEGYVEDSGEGRWTLEEAIEHAVPMPAISASIFARFVSRQGSASPTMKAVAALRNQFGGHAVKKA from the coding sequence ATGCACATCGGTCTTGTCGGCCTCGGTCGCATGGGCAACAACATGCGTGCCCGTCTCCGCAACGCAGGGATCGAGGTGACCGGTTACGACGCCAACCCCGCCGTGTCCGACGTCGCCGACCTCGGCGCCCTGGCAGCAGCCCTCCCCGAGGGCAAGAAGCTCGTGTGGGTGATGGTCCCGCACGGCAAGATCACCGACGACGTGATCACCGACCTCGCCGGCGTGCTCGGCGAGGGCGACCTCGTCATCGACGGTGGCAACTCGAAGTGGCTGGACGACACCGTCCACGCCGAGCAGCTCGCCGCGAACGGCATCCGCTACATGGACGCCGGTGTCTCCGGTGGTGTCTGGGGCAAGGACAACGGGTACGGCCTCATGGTCGGCGGCGCGGCCGAGGACGTCGAGTTCGCCATGCCCGTCTTCGACGCACTCCGTCCCGAGGGTCCCCGCGAAGAGGGCTTCTCCCACGCGGGCGGCATCGGCGCGGGGCACTACGCGAAGATGGTCCACAACGGCATCGAGTACGCGATCATGCAGGCGTACGGCGAGGGCTACGAGCTCCTTGAGGCGAAGGACATCATCACCGACGTCCCCGCCGTGTTCGCCGGTTGGCAGCGCGGCACGGTCGTCCGCTCCTGGCTGCTCGAGCTCATGGTCCTCGCGCTGAACGAGGACCCGCGCCTCGACGCCATCGAGGGCTACGTCGAGGACTCCGGCGAGGGTCGTTGGACCCTCGAGGAGGCCATCGAGCACGCGGTCCCGATGCCGGCGATCTCGGCGTCGATCTTCGCGCGCTTCGTCTCGCGTCAGGGCAGCGCGTCCCCGACGATGAAGGCCGTCGCGGCGCTCCGCAACCAGTTCGGCGGCCACGCCGTCAAGAAGGCGTAG
- the dnaN gene encoding DNA polymerase III subunit beta: MKFEVNRDVFSEAVSFAVKLLPQRTTLPILSGVLIHAEGDRLTLSSFDYEVSAQTSIAAQIDDPGTVLVSGRLLNDIASRLPNAPVSFSTEDSRITVTCGSAHFTLLSMPVEEYPTLPEIGPQTGVIPGDSFSEAVSQVAVAASRDDVTPVITGVQLEVGEHDVSLIATDRYRVAVRTIQWDSGRPAADGDAATTLHALVPARTLQEVGRTFGSASTVSVSISGGSDRELIAFHADDKTVTSLLIKGNYPPVRRLFPETVQDHAVINTAELVEAVRRVSLVLEREAALRFSFSVDGLTLEAIGSEQAQASESIDALLTGEETVVSLKPAFLLDGLNAVHSEFVRISFTKTENPNKPGPVLITGQSSREEPATDGYRYLLQPNLLLR; the protein is encoded by the coding sequence GTGAAGTTCGAGGTCAACCGGGACGTCTTCTCCGAAGCCGTCTCCTTCGCGGTGAAGCTCCTCCCACAGCGCACGACCCTCCCGATCCTCTCCGGCGTGCTGATCCACGCCGAGGGCGACCGGCTCACGCTCTCCTCGTTCGACTACGAGGTCTCGGCGCAGACCTCGATCGCCGCACAGATCGACGATCCCGGCACTGTGCTGGTCTCCGGCCGTCTCCTGAACGACATCGCGAGCCGACTGCCGAACGCCCCGGTCAGCTTCTCCACCGAGGACTCCCGCATCACGGTCACCTGTGGCTCGGCGCACTTCACGCTGCTGTCCATGCCCGTCGAGGAGTACCCGACGCTCCCCGAGATCGGTCCGCAGACGGGTGTCATCCCGGGCGACTCCTTCTCGGAAGCCGTCTCGCAGGTGGCCGTCGCGGCGAGCCGCGACGACGTCACCCCGGTGATCACGGGCGTCCAGCTCGAGGTCGGTGAGCACGACGTCTCGCTCATCGCGACCGACCGCTACCGCGTCGCGGTCCGCACCATCCAGTGGGACTCGGGTCGTCCGGCCGCCGACGGCGACGCGGCCACGACCCTCCACGCCCTGGTCCCGGCACGCACCCTGCAGGAGGTGGGCCGCACCTTCGGCTCGGCCTCGACGGTGTCCGTGTCCATCAGCGGCGGCTCCGACCGCGAGCTCATCGCGTTCCACGCCGACGACAAGACCGTGACCTCGCTGCTCATCAAGGGCAACTACCCGCCGGTGCGTCGGCTCTTCCCCGAGACGGTCCAGGACCACGCGGTGATCAACACCGCGGAACTGGTCGAGGCCGTCCGACGGGTCTCCCTCGTCCTGGAGCGCGAAGCCGCGCTCCGGTTCTCCTTCTCGGTCGACGGGCTCACGCTCGAGGCGATCGGTTCCGAACAAGCGCAGGCATCAGAGTCGATCGATGCGTTGCTGACCGGTGAGGAGACGGTGGTCTCGTTGAAGCCGGCCTTCCTCCTGGACGGGTTGAACGCGGTGCACTCCGAGTTCGTCCGGATCTCCTTCACCAAGACGGAGAACCCGAACAAGCCGGGCCCGGTGCTGATCACCGGCCAGTCCTCGCGAGAGGAACCGGCGACGGACGGGTACCGGTACCTGCTGCAGCCCAACCTGCTGCTGCGCTAG
- the dnaA gene encoding chromosomal replication initiator protein DnaA — protein MTMPADPVEDLWSSVLGILSDDDRITPQLHGFLNLVEPKGVLAGTLYLEVPNDLTRGMLEQRIRVPITEAVARIGDDSVANFAITVNPDMASEPRVDAVAVPSYAEPVQEQVQQSAAPRQYIEAPFVPSQVDSPGTSGRPESRLNPKYNFDNFVIGASNRFAHAAAVAVAEAPAKAYNPLFIYGDSGLGKTHLLHAIGHYAESLYPGIRVRYVSSEEFTNDFINSIANNRSNQFQQRYRDIDILLIDDIQFLQGKDSTQEAFFHTFNTLHDHNKQVVITSDVAPKHLTGFEDRMRSRFEWGLITDVQAPDLETRIAILRKKAQSDHLQVPDDILEFIASKVSSNIRELEGTLIRVTAFASLNRTAVDMALVQTVLKDLITLDEDNVIAPTDIINHTAEYFKLSVDDLYGSSRSQAIATARQIAMYLCRELTSLSLPKIGQLFGNRDHTTVMYANKKIAELMKERRSIYNQVTELTSRIKQDRRYR, from the coding sequence ATGACGATGCCGGCCGACCCCGTCGAGGACCTCTGGTCGTCAGTGCTCGGCATCCTGTCCGACGACGACCGGATCACGCCGCAGCTGCACGGCTTCCTCAACCTCGTCGAGCCGAAGGGCGTGCTGGCCGGAACCCTGTACCTCGAGGTCCCGAACGACCTCACCCGCGGCATGCTCGAGCAGCGGATCCGGGTGCCCATCACCGAGGCCGTCGCCCGCATCGGCGACGACTCCGTCGCGAACTTCGCCATCACGGTGAACCCGGACATGGCATCGGAGCCGCGGGTCGACGCCGTCGCCGTGCCCTCGTACGCCGAACCCGTGCAGGAGCAAGTCCAGCAGAGCGCCGCACCGCGCCAGTACATCGAAGCGCCCTTCGTCCCGAGCCAGGTCGACTCCCCGGGCACCAGCGGCCGCCCCGAGTCCCGGCTCAACCCGAAGTACAACTTCGACAACTTCGTCATCGGTGCCTCGAACCGGTTCGCCCACGCCGCGGCCGTCGCCGTCGCCGAGGCGCCCGCCAAGGCTTACAACCCGCTCTTCATCTACGGCGACTCGGGTCTCGGCAAGACCCACCTCCTGCACGCGATCGGCCACTACGCCGAGAGCCTGTACCCGGGCATCCGCGTCCGGTACGTGTCCAGCGAGGAGTTCACCAACGACTTCATCAACTCGATCGCGAACAACCGCTCGAACCAGTTCCAGCAGCGGTACCGCGACATCGACATCCTGCTGATCGACGACATCCAGTTCCTGCAGGGGAAGGACTCCACGCAGGAGGCCTTCTTCCACACGTTCAACACGCTGCACGACCACAACAAGCAGGTCGTCATCACGTCGGACGTCGCGCCGAAGCACCTGACCGGCTTCGAGGACCGGATGCGCAGCCGCTTCGAGTGGGGGCTCATCACCGACGTCCAGGCCCCGGACCTCGAGACGCGCATCGCGATCCTCCGCAAGAAGGCGCAGTCCGACCACCTGCAGGTGCCGGACGACATCCTCGAGTTCATCGCGTCGAAGGTGTCGAGCAACATCCGCGAGCTCGAGGGCACGCTCATCCGGGTCACCGCGTTCGCGAGCCTGAACCGGACCGCCGTCGACATGGCGCTGGTGCAGACGGTCCTCAAGGACCTGATCACCCTCGACGAGGACAACGTCATCGCGCCGACGGACATCATCAACCACACCGCGGAGTACTTCAAGCTCTCGGTCGACGACCTCTACGGGTCGTCCCGTTCGCAGGCGATCGCGACGGCACGCCAGATCGCCATGTACCTGTGCCGGGAGCTGACGAGCCTGTCGCTGCCCAAGATCGGCCAGCTCTTCGGCAACCGCGACCACACCACGGTCATGTACGCGAACAAGAAGATCGCGGAGCTGATGAAGGAACGGCGCTCGATCTACAACCAGGTGACGGAGCTCACGAGCCGCATCAAGCAGGACCGCCGGTACCGCTAG
- the rpmH gene encoding 50S ribosomal protein L34, producing MSKRTFQPNNRRRAKKHGFRARMRTRAGRAILAARRGKGRTELSA from the coding sequence ATGAGCAAGCGCACCTTCCAGCCGAACAACCGCCGCCGCGCCAAGAAGCACGGCTTCCGGGCCCGCATGCGCACCCGCGCCGGGCGCGCCATCCTCGCCGCACGTCGCGGCAAGGGGCGCACCGAGCTCTCCGCCTGA
- the rnpA gene encoding ribonuclease P protein component, whose translation MLARANRIVRGDDYRTVVRRGRRSATAHAVVSVVRRLDDDRGPTRFGFIVAKTVGNAVTRNLVRRRMKAIAHGLLPSAPLGYDVVVRALPAAAQAGWPTLLEDISRSFARGVEKAA comes from the coding sequence GTGTTGGCCCGAGCCAACCGCATCGTCCGAGGCGACGACTACCGAACGGTCGTGCGCCGTGGCCGCAGGAGCGCCACGGCGCACGCCGTCGTGTCGGTGGTCCGTCGCCTCGACGACGATCGCGGTCCCACCAGGTTCGGGTTCATCGTGGCGAAGACGGTCGGGAACGCGGTCACGCGCAACCTGGTGCGCCGCCGCATGAAGGCGATCGCGCACGGGCTGCTCCCGAGCGCGCCGCTCGGGTACGACGTCGTCGTGCGCGCACTGCCAGCCGCCGCGCAGGCCGGGTGGCCTACCCTGCTCGAAGACATCTCGCGCTCCTTCGCGCGCGGTGTGGAGAAGGCAGCATGA